In Myripristis murdjan chromosome 9, fMyrMur1.1, whole genome shotgun sequence, the following proteins share a genomic window:
- the kank1a gene encoding KN motif and ankyrin repeat domain-containing protein 1a translates to MAQTMHVNGNGPERGQRCPSTEDEKESVAPYYVETPYGYQLDLDFLKYVDDIERGNTIKKLSIQRKPKVAKPLAVPRGSTGGGSTQAEWTSTDSLSSSNSDDTKQSPVFFSSRPQVAPPLTPTLRRAAAAYEPSLQQSYLSVSEPKQLLPPQSPRVAPRHNPQVEKTLMETRRRLEQERLLMQPPHSEPPVPRRRLASFGGMGSSSSLSSFSGSMAPSQISPSAHQPLPINGHLPNGEYNPYYPASMGSSIRHSPMSSGVTTPVTNVSPLHLQHIREQMVVALKRLKELEEQVKTIPILQVKIAVLQEEKRQLAAQSKNQGLSGGFRKRSYSVGSADQMESPGPVQKETELHIVEPEVQEQNAQRLEEFRRLAAEVQALEKTTQDNNGIEIRQIEPTLTQNKAHQKSIGVVTDENMNNLTVTQRKPTREHCSRDAAVVTERQETHSTGVGVTEAMLGMTSEAEKEIELQQQTIEALKEKIYRLEVQLKETTHQMEMGKLKLELQAAGGSNKKKADKGSMARPEMYSACVEAKVQMHNQGVGNHLEFSHASTAKTLHTHTIGVSCQPSMHNIAVGPEVPMERWVVHEKVEVNDQCVGRQIEMCNQSVGVEMNVCEVGVNTEESVDSLALCKPMAELSKESRSIGCGDCSVDVVIRPVKKLVSQGTNPELVRKVNTGVMVTPESVSQQTNTETEAVSKATNTKTAVLTDSFTNTVKKRTSDKHTSTVVTETRTVAAGEGLVKDVHATKMRSVAVGTTDVESFLGKSTSAKTKDCGVGPISVYENFLVGLKTRNIACGPSQPTEFVKSSSKDTTETAQSALTETTQSAAGLDHYIERVQKLLQEQQMLLAENYSELADAFGQPQTQFGSINSQIVNTLSSINSVVKYGSAEDILKLQPDSVATNKDGSLQSLGTELSQVETTSAGGAPAENPASSPAQHQEISAAEQKNRMDQQMSSALHGQPCSQSTLKSIMKKKDGRPGSNGTKKNLQFVGVNGGYETTSSDESSSEESSSSGSEEEEEEEEQEKEYGGKEEYRNVEGKTIREEIQPEGAVDVDRREEEEGPEKQESRERYELSEKMLAACNVLKTHLGDPKAVTSKDLRLCLNTVQHEWFRVSSQKAAVAAMVEDYLQAFGAVSPAVLRHIVNMADGNGNTALHYSVSHSNFQVVKKLLDADVCNVNQQNKAGYTPIMLAALAAVEAPKDMRIVEELFSKGDVNARASQAGQTGLMLAVSHGRMDMVRALLAQGADVNIQDDEGSTALMCASEHGHVEIVKLLLAQPGCDATLSDSDESNALSIALEAGHKDIAVLLYAHVNFSKAQSPGTPRLSRKTSPSPTRRGMFD, encoded by the exons agagaggacagagatgcCCAAGCACAGAGGACGAGAAGGAGTCTGTGGCCCCCTATTATGTTGAAACCCCCTATGGTTATCAACTAGACCTGGACTTCCTCAAGTATGTGGATGACATTGAGAGGGGTAACACAATTAAGAAACTGAGTATCCAGAGGAAACCCAAAGTGGCTAAACCCTTGGCAGTGCCTCGGGGCAGCACTGGCGGGGGCAGCACTCAGGCTGAATGGACCTCCACAGactccctgtcctcctccaaCAGCGACGACACCAAGCAGTCCCCAGTGTTCTTCAGCTCCAGGCCCCAGGTCGCCCCACCACTGACTCCCACCCTGAGGAGGGCAGCCGCAGCCTATGAGCCTTCCCTGCAGCAGTCCTACTTGAGTGTCTCAGAGCCCAAGCAGCTCCTGCCACCTCAGTCACCCAGGGTTGCCCCTCGTCACAACCCCCAAGTGGAGAAGACCCTAATGGAGACCCGTCGCCGACTCGAGCAGGAGCGTCTGCTTATGCAGCCTCCCCACAGTGAGCCTCCTGTCCCCCGCCGTCGTCTCGCCAGCTTCGGAGGCATGGGCTCCAGTAGCTCCCTGTCCTCCTTCTCAGGCTCCATGGCCCCAAGCCAGATCTCCCCAAGTGCCCATCAACCTCTGCCCATTAACGGCCACCTCCCCAATGGAGAGTACAACCCCTACTACCCCGCTTCCATGGGCAGCTCCATCCGCCACAGCCCCATGAGCTCTGGTGTGACGACTCCAGTGACAAATGTCAGCCCGCTGCACCTGCAACACATCCGGGAGCAGATGGTGGTAGCCCTCAAGAGGCTGAAAGAGCTCGAGGAGCAGGTGAAAACCATTCCTATCTTACAGGTCAAGATTGCTGTTCTCcaagaagagaaaagacagcTGGCTGCTCAATCCAAGAATCAGGGTCTTTCTGGTGGCTTCCGTAAGCGCTCTTACAGTGTTGGCAGTGCTGACCAGATGGAGAGCCCGGGTCCTGTGCAGAAGGAAACAGAGCTGCACATTGTGGAGCCTGAAGTCCAGGAACAGAATGCTCAGAGGTTGGAGGAGTTTAGGCGCTTAGCTGCCGAGGTCCAAGCTCTGGAGAAGACGACCCAAGACAATAATGGAATTGAAATTAGGCAAATTGAACCCACCCTCACGCAAAACAAGGCTCACCAAAAATCCATTGGTGTTGTTactgatgaaaacatgaacaaCCTTACTGTCACTCAGAGAAAGCCAACAAGAGAACATTGTTCTCGGGATGCAGCGGTTGTGACAGAGCggcaggaaacacacagcactGGGGTTGGCGTGACCGAGGCCATGCTGGGCATGACCAGTGAAGCCGAGAAAGAGATTGAGCTCCAGCAACAGACCATTGAAGCCCTGAAGGAAAAAATTTACCGCTTGGAGGTACAGCTGAAAGAAACCACTCACCAGATGGAGATGGGGAAGCTAAAACTGGAGCTTCAAGCAGCTGGTGGGTCAAATAAGAAGAAAGCAGACAAAGGTTCAATGGCCAGGCCTGAGATGTACAGTGCCTGTGTGGAGGCCAAAGTCCAGATGCACAACCAAGGAGTGGGTAACCACCTGGAGTTCAGTCATGCTAGCACAGCTAAgactctacacacacataccatagGAGTGTCTTGTCAACCCAGTATGCACAATATTGCCGTTGGCCCAGAGGTTCCTATGGAGCGATGGGTAGTCCATGAAAAAGTGGAGGTGAATGACCAGTGTGTGGGGAGACAAATAGAGATGTGCAACCAGAGTGTAGGCGTGGAGATGAACGTTTGTGAGGTGGGAGTTAACACAGAGGAATCAGTGGATAGCTTGGCCCTTTGCAAACCTATGGCAGAGCTGAGCAAGGAGTCTAGATCAATTGGCTGCGGAGATTGTTCAGTGGATGTGGTCATTCGCCCTGTCAAGAAGCTGGTGTCTCAGGGAACCAACCCAGAACTTGTTCGCAAAGTGAACACTGGTGTCATGGTCACTCCTGAGTCCGTATCGCAACAAACCAATACAGAGACAGAGGCTGTGAGCAAGGCCACcaacacaaaaacagctgtCCTGACTGactctttcacaaacacagtgaaaaagagaACTTCTGACAAACACACCAGCACGGTCGTGACCGAAACTAGGACCGTCGCTGCTGGGGAAGGACTTGTCAAAGACGTTCATGCAACGAAGATGCGTTCTGTTGCTGTGGGAACGACAGATGTAGAGTCATTCCTAGGCAAATCAACCTCTGCTAAAACCAAAGATTGCGGGGTGGGACCAATTAGCGTTTATGAGAACTTCTTGGTTGGCTTAAAAACCAGGAACATAGCCTGTGGCCCCTCCCAGCCAACTGAATTTgtcaaaagcagcagcaaggaCACTACAGAAACTGCCCAGAGCGCTCTGACAGAAACTACCCAGAGCGCTGCGGGACTGGATCACTACATTGAGAGGGTGCAGAAGCTATTGCAGGAGCAGCAGATGCTACTAGCAGAGAACTACAGTGAACTAGCAGATGCCTTCGGCCAGCCTCAAACCCAGTTTGGTTCCATCAACAGCCAGATAGTCAACACCCTTTCTTCTATCAACTCAGTCGTTAAATATGGAAGCGCTGAGGACATCCTGAAGCTGCAACCAGACTCTGTTGCCACAAACAAAG ATGGCAGTCTGCAGAGCCTTGGGACGGAGCTGTCGCAGGTGGAGACGACCTCCGCAGGCGGGGCTCCAGCAGAAAACCCGGCCAGCTCGCCTGCGCAGCATCAGGAGATCAGCGCAGCCGAGCAGAAGAACCGTATGGACCAGCAGATGTCCTCAGCACTACATG GGCAGCCGTGCAGCCAGAGCACCCTGAAGTCCATCATGAAGAAGAAAGACGGCCGGCCCGGCTCGAACggcaccaaaaagaacctgcaGTTCGTCGGGGTGAACGGAGG GTATGAAACTACTTCAAGTGACGAGTCCAGCTCAGAGGAGAGCAGCTCCTCTGGgtcggaggaagaggaggaggaggaggagcaggagaaagagTACGGAGGAAAGGAGGAATACAGGAACGTGGAGGGAAAGACGATCCGGGAGGAGATCCAGCCTGAGGGAGCGGTGGATGTggacaggagggaggaagaggaaggtcCGGAGaagcaggagagcagagagag GTACGAGCTAAGTGAAAAGATGCTGGCTGCATGCAATGTTCTCAAAACTCACCTCGGCGACCCCAAAGCTGTGACCAGCAAAGATCTG AGACTTTGCCTCAACACGGTGCAGCACGAGTGGTTCCGTGTGTCCAGCCAGAAGGCGGCGGTGGCGGCCATGGTGGAGGACTACCTGCAGGCCTTCGGCGCCGTCTCGCCGGCCGTGCTGCGCCACATCGTCAACATGGCCGACGGCAACGGCAACACGGCGCTGCACTACAGCGTCTCGCACTCCAACTTCCAGGTGGTCAAGAAGCTGCTGGACGCAG atgTGTGTAACGTGAACCAGCAGAACAAGGCGGGCTACACGCCCATCATGCTCGCTGCCCTGGCGGCCGTGGAGGCGCCCAAGGACATGCGCATCGTGGAGGAGCTCTTCAGCAAGGGCGACGTCAACGCTCGAGCCAGCCAg GCTGGTCAGACGGGGCTGATGCTGGCTGTCAGTCACGGCAGGATGGACATGGTTCGGGCCCTGCTGGCTCAGGGGGCCGACGTCAACATCCAGGACGACGAGGGCTCCACGGCGCTGATGTGCGCCAGCGAGCACGGCCACGTCGAGATCGtcaagctgctgctggcccAGCCCGGCTGCGACGCCACGCTCAGCGACAGC GATGAGAGTAATGCCCTGTCCATAGCTCTGGAAGCGGGACACAAGGACATTGCCGTGTTGCTTTACGCGCATGTCAACTTCTCCAAAGCCCAGTCACCG GGGACCCCTCGACTCAGCAGAAAGACGTCACCCAGTCCGACTCGGAGGGGCATGTTTGACTAG